One Salarias fasciatus chromosome 22, fSalaFa1.1, whole genome shotgun sequence DNA segment encodes these proteins:
- the LOC115408993 gene encoding tripartite motif-containing protein 16-like isoform X1 has product MAQGGAQLDPLKFSCSICLDPLKDPVTVPCGHSYCSNCIKRHWDEEQNKGIYSCPLCGDKSRRRPDLKKSVVLAELVEDLKKTGLQAAAADLCSAGPEDVACDVCSGRKLKAIKSCLVCVASYCEEHLHGHYEAAPLKKHQLVEPSKKLQEKICSLHDEVKKIFCRTDQQCICYLCTMDQHRGHETVPAAAERRQKQKELEGSRLNIQQRIQEREKDVKQLQQQMFAINVSADEAVEHSEESFTQMIRLLQKRSLEVKRQLRSQQQTAVSGLKELEEKLQQEIAELKRKDVQLEQLAHTEDHTQFLHSYTSVSTLSEPTHYSSIQTAPLRDFEDVAAAVSESRDKLQDILRETEEVLLLQPQPESRADFLQYSQQITLDPNSVNRHLKLSDGDRKVTFTEEVQPYSDHPDRFTVWPQVLSRESLTGRSYWEVERRGWVGVAVTYKNISRAGRGEECGFGFNDKSWALYCYSDSFSFYHNNIHTPVSGPQSSRVGVYLDHRAGILSFYSVSETMTLLHRVQTSFTQPLHAGIRLYYSGISAELLKPE; this is encoded by the coding sequence atggctcagggaggagctcagctggaTCCACTAAAGttctcttgttccatctgtctggatcccctgaaggatccggtgacggttccctgtggacacagctactgcagcaaCTGTATTAAAAGACACTGGGATGAAGAGCAAAATAAGGGAATCTACAGCTGTCCTCTGTGTGGGGACAAGTCCAGGAGGAGGCCTGACCTGAAGAAAAGCGTCGTGTTAGCAGAGTTagtggaggatctgaagaagactggactccaagctgctgcagctgatctctgctctgctggacctgaagatgtggcctgtgatgtttgctctgggaggaagctgaaagccatcaagtcctgtctggtctgtgtggCCTCTTACTGTGAGGAACACCTCCATGGTCACTATGAAGCAGCTCCATTGAAGaaacaccagctggtggagccctcCAAGAAGCTCCAGGAGAAGATCTGTTCTCTTCACGATGAGGTGAAGAAGATTTTCTGTCGCACTGATCAGCAGTGTATCTGTTACCTCTGCACCATGGACCAACACAGAGGCcatgaaacagtcccagctgcagcagaaaggaggcagaagcagaaggagctggaggggagtcgactaaacatccagcagagaatccaggagcgagagaaagacgtgaagcagcttcagcagcagatgtttgccatcaatgtctctgctgatgaagcagtggagcacagcgaggagagcttcacccaGATGATCCGTCTCCTCCAGAAAAGAAGCCTTGAGGTGAAGCGGCAgctcagatcccagcagcaaactgcagtgagTGGACTCAAAGAActtgaggagaagctgcagcaggagatcgctgagctgaagaggaaagacgtccagctggagcagctggcacacacagaggaccacacccagtttcTCCACAGCTACACCTCAGTGTCAACACTCAGTGAGCCCACACACTactccagcatccagactgctcctctcagagactttgaggatgtggcagcagctgtgtcagagagcagagacaaactccaggacatcctgagagagactgaagaggTGCTACTGCTAcaaccacagccagagagcagagcagacttcTTACAATATTCACAGCAGATCACTCTGGATCCAAACTCTGTGAACAGACACCTGAAATTATCTGACGGAGACAGAAAAGTAACTTTTACAGAGGAAGTTCAGCCTTattctgatcatccagacagattcactGTATGGCCTCAggttctgagcagagagagtctgactggacgtagttactgggaggtggagaggagaggatgggTTGGTGTAGCAGTCACatacaagaacatcagcagagcagggaggggagaggaatGTGGATTTGGATTTAATGACAAATCTTGGGCTTTATATTGTTACTCTGacagttttagtttttatcaCAACAACATCCACACTCCCGTCTCaggtcctcagtcctccagagtgggagtgtacctggatcacagagcaggtattctgtctttctacagcgtctctgaaaccatgactctcctccacagagtccagacctcctTCACTCAGCCGCTACATGCTGGAATTAGACTTTATTATTCTGGAATCTCAGCAGAGTTGTTGAAACCTGAGTAG
- the LOC115408993 gene encoding tripartite motif-containing protein 16-like isoform X2 — translation MAQGGAQLDPLKFSCSICLDPLKDPVTVPCGHSYCSNCIKRHWDEEQNKGIYSCPLCGDKSRRRPDLKKSVVLAELVEDLKKTGLQAAAADLCSAGPEDVACDVCSGRKLKAIKSCLVCVASYCEEHLHGHYEAAPLKKHQLVEPSKKLQEKICSLHDEVKKIFCRTDQQCICYLCTMDQHRGHETVPAAAERRQKQKELEGSRLNIQQRIQEREKDVKQLQQEIAELKRKDVQLEQLAHTEDHTQFLHSYTSVSTLSEPTHYSSIQTAPLRDFEDVAAAVSESRDKLQDILRETEEVLLLQPQPESRADFLQYSQQITLDPNSVNRHLKLSDGDRKVTFTEEVQPYSDHPDRFTVWPQVLSRESLTGRSYWEVERRGWVGVAVTYKNISRAGRGEECGFGFNDKSWALYCYSDSFSFYHNNIHTPVSGPQSSRVGVYLDHRAGILSFYSVSETMTLLHRVQTSFTQPLHAGIRLYYSGISAELLKPE, via the exons atggctcagggaggagctcagctggaTCCACTAAAGttctcttgttccatctgtctggatcccctgaaggatccggtgacggttccctgtggacacagctactgcagcaaCTGTATTAAAAGACACTGGGATGAAGAGCAAAATAAGGGAATCTACAGCTGTCCTCTGTGTGGGGACAAGTCCAGGAGGAGGCCTGACCTGAAGAAAAGCGTCGTGTTAGCAGAGTTagtggaggatctgaagaagactggactccaagctgctgcagctgatctctgctctgctggacctgaagatgtggcctgtgatgtttgctctgggaggaagctgaaagccatcaagtcctgtctggtctgtgtggCCTCTTACTGTGAGGAACACCTCCATGGTCACTATGAAGCAGCTCCATTGAAGaaacaccagctggtggagccctcCAAGAAGCTCCAGGAGAAGATCTGTTCTCTTCACGATGAGGTGAAGAAGATTTTCTGTCGCACTGATCAGCAGTGTATCTGTTACCTCTGCACCATGGACCAACACAGAGGCcatgaaacagtcccagctgcagcagaaaggaggcagaagcagaaggagctggaggggagtcgactaaacatccagcagagaatccaggagcgagagaaagacgtgaagcagctt cagcaggagatcgctgagctgaagaggaaagacgtccagctggagcagctggcacacacagaggaccacacccagtttcTCCACAGCTACACCTCAGTGTCAACACTCAGTGAGCCCACACACTactccagcatccagactgctcctctcagagactttgaggatgtggcagcagctgtgtcagagagcagagacaaactccaggacatcctgagagagactgaagaggTGCTACTGCTAcaaccacagccagagagcagagcagacttcTTACAATATTCACAGCAGATCACTCTGGATCCAAACTCTGTGAACAGACACCTGAAATTATCTGACGGAGACAGAAAAGTAACTTTTACAGAGGAAGTTCAGCCTTattctgatcatccagacagattcactGTATGGCCTCAggttctgagcagagagagtctgactggacgtagttactgggaggtggagaggagaggatgggTTGGTGTAGCAGTCACatacaagaacatcagcagagcagggaggggagaggaatGTGGATTTGGATTTAATGACAAATCTTGGGCTTTATATTGTTACTCTGacagttttagtttttatcaCAACAACATCCACACTCCCGTCTCaggtcctcagtcctccagagtgggagtgtacctggatcacagagcaggtattctgtctttctacagcgtctctgaaaccatgactctcctccacagagtccagacctcctTCACTCAGCCGCTACATGCTGGAATTAGACTTTATTATTCTGGAATCTCAGCAGAGTTGTTGAAACCTGAGTAG